The Blastomonas fulva genome contains a region encoding:
- a CDS encoding TonB-dependent receptor → MTPGNAFAQAVPNPPDATAEEEIDPAAADDTAGEIVVTGFRASLESQTAAKRNSIGFTDSIFAEDIGKFPDTNIAESLNRIPGITIGREVTGEGSSVAIRGLGTNFTRVLLNGTPVAIASVRFDAQSTNREVDLDLIPTELFTQLTVAKSPTASLLEGGAAGTVNLRAARPFDNPKPYISYGLQGSKVSGADKWGYRGHLVASATFGDFGILVGGAAVRNNFNVEGYETIGFTNPNLTAAQRTTGTRNATGGGNFTIPATVPSRAGNGLTPGAVIDEAFLLRNNPGATIDQIDNGLLPRLGRPRSENGFRQRYNGLVSIEWRPSDNFNFYVDGMYAQRDTEFTRTAMNWVGRNGAVIPINTNYDKADCAAGCTVTGGTYANAQFFLEYRPYKDTQDYYGINPGIEFKLNDWIKGDLQANYTKSNFRRESPTFLVITPPNSGLTVNFQNDGGIPTIQSSIDLNNPANFGWDGGGRVNLNGEERATETKGVRGSLLFGDETRFSVRVGGAFDDTKRRITPFDNTALWQNAICGNGPNITLLAPNSATTPCTGLNQPGTATPAGFPTFPGYGTNFTAGGVPIRYAGSLIPTAAVPSYLLPGDNGYITVDWDKVRRDTNYDALLAGATETGSGSSGANGGLIREKVTGAFVEGNGIFEMGDNTLRLNGGVRYVRTEQIVGGRVSIPDPRNNPAGAPPVADGGRFPNTILFPTTNTRYSNFLPSLSAAFDFGGKAVARASVSRTLTRPDPNALLPGASFIQPSADIGNVGNNALDPFISDNIDLGFELYTGGEGVIAFAAFRKSITGFTVNGLTNVPFSFFEQFGINVDSLTQAQREALAARAQPGQALRDVGVVVQQQVNADGKLKVNGLEFQITQPLDFITKYIGVTGFGFQGNLTLIDQKGEGTGAPAVAIGVAPTTYTATGYYDKNGISARLTYVYNEGSQNSNPNQNGIPQAAIFGRSYSQLDFSGNVDLAQVFGNDYLPTLVINAINITKEAQSSFFQFPNATFNEYNPGRTILVGIRGRF, encoded by the coding sequence ATGACGCCCGGTAATGCGTTTGCGCAGGCCGTGCCCAATCCGCCGGACGCCACGGCAGAAGAAGAAATCGACCCCGCCGCTGCGGACGACACTGCTGGCGAGATCGTGGTCACCGGCTTTCGTGCCTCGCTGGAAAGCCAGACCGCCGCCAAGCGGAATTCGATCGGCTTTACCGACTCGATCTTTGCCGAAGACATCGGCAAGTTCCCCGACACCAACATCGCAGAATCGCTGAACCGCATCCCGGGCATCACCATCGGCCGCGAAGTCACCGGCGAAGGCTCGTCGGTCGCCATTCGCGGTCTTGGTACCAACTTCACCCGCGTGCTGCTCAACGGCACCCCGGTGGCGATCGCCTCGGTGCGTTTCGATGCGCAGAGCACCAACCGCGAAGTCGATCTGGACCTCATCCCGACAGAACTGTTCACCCAGCTGACCGTCGCCAAGTCGCCTACCGCGAGCCTGCTCGAAGGCGGTGCGGCAGGTACGGTCAACCTGCGTGCTGCGCGTCCGTTCGACAACCCCAAGCCCTATATCAGCTATGGCCTGCAGGGATCGAAGGTGAGCGGCGCCGACAAATGGGGCTATCGCGGCCATCTGGTGGCGAGCGCGACGTTTGGCGACTTCGGCATCCTCGTTGGCGGCGCAGCGGTGCGCAACAACTTCAATGTCGAGGGCTATGAGACCATCGGCTTCACAAACCCCAACCTGACTGCAGCCCAGCGCACCACGGGAACACGCAACGCCACTGGCGGCGGCAACTTCACCATCCCCGCCACCGTGCCTTCGCGCGCGGGCAACGGGCTGACCCCCGGCGCGGTGATCGACGAGGCGTTTTTGCTGCGCAACAATCCGGGTGCGACGATCGACCAGATCGACAACGGACTTCTTCCCCGCCTCGGCCGCCCGCGCAGCGAAAACGGCTTCCGACAGCGCTATAACGGTCTGGTCTCTATCGAATGGCGCCCTAGCGACAACTTCAATTTCTATGTTGATGGCATGTATGCCCAACGCGATACCGAGTTCACCCGCACCGCGATGAACTGGGTCGGCCGCAACGGGGCGGTCATCCCGATCAACACCAATTATGACAAGGCGGATTGCGCTGCGGGCTGCACCGTGACCGGCGGTACTTATGCCAACGCGCAGTTCTTCCTCGAATACCGTCCCTACAAGGACACGCAGGACTATTACGGCATCAATCCGGGCATCGAGTTCAAATTGAACGACTGGATCAAGGGTGACCTGCAGGCGAACTACACCAAGAGCAATTTCCGCCGCGAAAGCCCGACCTTCCTGGTGATTACGCCGCCCAACAGCGGACTGACCGTGAACTTCCAGAACGATGGCGGCATCCCGACCATCCAGTCTAGCATCGATCTCAACAACCCCGCCAATTTCGGCTGGGATGGCGGCGGCCGAGTCAATCTGAACGGCGAGGAGCGCGCCACCGAAACCAAAGGCGTGCGCGGCAGCCTGCTGTTCGGCGACGAAACCCGGTTCAGCGTCCGCGTCGGAGGTGCGTTCGACGATACCAAGCGGCGTATCACGCCGTTCGACAACACTGCATTGTGGCAGAACGCGATCTGCGGCAACGGACCCAACATCACCCTGCTGGCGCCCAACAGCGCAACGACGCCGTGCACCGGCCTCAACCAGCCGGGCACCGCGACGCCCGCCGGCTTCCCGACCTTTCCGGGCTATGGTACCAACTTCACCGCAGGCGGCGTGCCGATCCGCTATGCCGGATCGCTCATCCCCACCGCTGCGGTGCCCAGCTACCTGCTCCCCGGTGACAATGGCTATATCACCGTCGATTGGGACAAGGTGCGGCGCGACACCAATTACGACGCGCTGCTCGCCGGTGCCACCGAGACCGGATCGGGCAGCAGCGGCGCCAATGGCGGCCTTATCCGCGAAAAGGTGACCGGCGCCTTTGTCGAGGGCAACGGCATCTTCGAGATGGGTGACAACACGCTGCGATTGAACGGCGGCGTGCGTTATGTCCGCACTGAGCAGATCGTCGGTGGCCGCGTCTCGATCCCCGATCCGCGCAACAACCCCGCGGGCGCGCCGCCGGTCGCAGATGGCGGGCGCTTCCCCAACACTATCCTGTTTCCGACCACCAACACCCGCTATTCGAACTTCCTGCCCTCGCTGAGTGCCGCGTTCGACTTCGGCGGCAAGGCGGTGGCGCGTGCCTCGGTTTCGCGGACGCTGACCCGGCCCGATCCCAATGCGCTGCTTCCCGGAGCGAGCTTCATCCAGCCTTCTGCCGATATCGGCAATGTCGGCAACAATGCGCTCGATCCGTTCATCTCGGACAATATCGACCTGGGCTTCGAACTCTACACCGGCGGGGAAGGCGTGATCGCCTTTGCGGCGTTCCGCAAGTCGATCACCGGCTTCACCGTCAACGGCCTCACCAACGTGCCCTTCTCGTTCTTCGAGCAGTTCGGCATCAACGTGGACTCGCTGACCCAGGCGCAGCGCGAGGCACTGGCCGCACGCGCCCAGCCGGGCCAGGCGCTGCGCGATGTCGGCGTGGTGGTGCAGCAGCAGGTCAATGCCGATGGCAAGCTCAAGGTCAACGGTCTGGAGTTCCAGATCACGCAGCCGTTGGACTTCATCACCAAGTACATCGGCGTCACCGGCTTCGGCTTCCAGGGCAACCTGACGCTGATCGATCAGAAGGGCGAGGGCACCGGCGCACCGGCGGTGGCGATCGGCGTGGCGCCGACCACCTACACGGCGACCGGATATTACGACAAGAACGGCATCTCGGCGCGTCTCACTTATGTCTACAACGAAGGCTCGCAGAATTCGAACCCCAACCAGAACGGCATCCCGCAGGCGGCGATCTTCGGTCGCAGTTACAGCCAGCTCGATTTCTCGGGCAATGTCGATCTGGCGCAGGTTTTCGGAAACGATTATCTGCCGACCCTGGTGATCAACGCGATCAACATCACCAAGGAAGCGCAGAGCAGCTTCTTCCAGTTCCCCAACGCCACGTTCAACGAATACAATCCGGGTCGCACCATTCTGGTGGGGATCCGCGGCCGCTTCTGA
- a CDS encoding aldose epimerase family protein — protein sequence MARFFEAGLLLMALLPPSEVFAATAQRAPAGTLSDGTPLEAVVLTGANQVSARILNFGATLQSLTAPDRDGVSADVLLGYDDAADYAAKGGYFGVTIGRYANRIAGGRFAIDGKTYEVARNSDSNALHSGPLGFDARAWRIVEMTQGAEASVTLALTSEHGDQGYPGRVEAKVTYTLDDKGALTIAFEASTDRPTVINMTNHAFFNLAGQGSPEGALGHLLTIPASAITPVDAQLIPTGVLRPVEGTPFDFRTPRQPGSGVRDGRDEQILFGRGYDHNFALDKGLTAQPQLAARLEHPASGRVLEVLTTEPGIQFYTGNFLDGTVAGKNGQLYRMGDGIALEPQKFPDAPNKPQFASARVDPGMPYRHVMVYRLSVAR from the coding sequence ATGGCACGATTTTTCGAGGCAGGGCTGCTGCTGATGGCCCTGCTCCCGCCCTCCGAAGTATTTGCCGCGACGGCCCAGCGCGCGCCTGCCGGAACCCTCTCCGATGGGACACCGCTGGAGGCAGTGGTGCTGACGGGCGCCAACCAGGTTTCCGCGCGCATCCTGAATTTCGGTGCGACTCTGCAGTCGCTCACCGCACCCGATCGCGACGGCGTGTCCGCCGATGTGCTGCTCGGCTATGACGATGCCGCCGATTATGCTGCCAAGGGCGGCTATTTCGGCGTGACCATCGGTCGCTATGCCAACCGCATCGCAGGCGGCCGATTTGCGATCGACGGCAAGACCTATGAGGTTGCACGCAACAGCGACTCCAACGCGCTGCACAGCGGTCCGCTGGGGTTCGATGCCCGGGCCTGGCGGATCGTCGAGATGACGCAGGGTGCCGAAGCCTCGGTCACGCTGGCGCTGACCAGCGAGCATGGCGACCAGGGCTATCCGGGCAGGGTCGAGGCGAAAGTCACCTATACGCTGGACGACAAGGGCGCGCTCACCATCGCGTTCGAGGCCAGTACCGACCGCCCGACGGTCATCAACATGACCAACCACGCGTTTTTCAACCTCGCGGGTCAGGGCTCGCCCGAGGGCGCGCTGGGCCACCTGTTGACGATCCCCGCATCGGCGATCACTCCGGTTGACGCGCAGCTCATTCCTACAGGGGTGCTGCGTCCGGTCGAGGGTACGCCGTTCGATTTCCGTACCCCGCGCCAGCCCGGATCCGGCGTGCGCGACGGGCGCGACGAGCAGATCCTGTTCGGCCGGGGCTATGACCACAATTTCGCGCTAGACAAGGGGCTGACCGCGCAACCTCAACTCGCCGCTCGGCTGGAGCATCCTGCATCCGGGCGGGTGCTCGAGGTGCTGACCACCGAGCCGGGGATACAGTTCTACACCGGCAATTTCCTCGATGGCACGGTGGCGGGCAAGAACGGGCAGCTTTACCGGATGGGCGACGGCATCGCGCTTGAGCCGCAGAAATTCCCCGATGCGCCTAACAAGCCGCAGTTCGCGTCGGCGCGGGTCGATCCGGGAATGCCTTATCGCCACGTCATGGTCTACCGCCTGTCGGTCGCGCGCTGA
- a CDS encoding FadR/GntR family transcriptional regulator — protein sequence MQRASSVSPRIHGAIAHDIGVEIVGGIRKPGDVFGGEIEASEALGVSRTAYREAIRILAAKGLVESRPKAGTRVTARDRWNLLDPDVLAWTFEGEPDTEFILDLFELRGVIEPAAAGFAARRRSQAHLDDMAGALDEMGRLGLADPEGRAADQRFHRAILTAAGNDALAALASSVGAAVSWTTTYKQRNRALPRDPLPDHVRVHQAIVDKDPVAAHAAMAELLHLALADMELPLRE from the coding sequence ATGCAACGAGCGAGCAGCGTATCGCCGCGCATTCACGGGGCCATCGCCCATGACATCGGCGTGGAGATCGTCGGCGGGATCCGCAAGCCCGGCGATGTCTTCGGCGGCGAGATCGAGGCAAGCGAGGCGCTTGGCGTCTCGCGTACGGCCTATCGCGAGGCGATCCGCATCCTGGCGGCCAAGGGGCTGGTGGAAAGCCGCCCCAAGGCCGGGACCCGGGTCACTGCGCGCGACCGCTGGAATTTGCTCGATCCCGATGTGCTGGCCTGGACCTTCGAGGGTGAGCCCGACACCGAGTTCATCCTCGACCTGTTCGAACTGCGCGGCGTGATCGAGCCTGCCGCAGCCGGCTTTGCCGCGCGGCGGCGTAGCCAGGCGCACCTCGATGACATGGCAGGAGCGCTGGACGAGATGGGAAGGCTGGGACTGGCCGATCCCGAGGGCAGGGCCGCCGACCAGCGTTTCCACCGTGCGATCCTGACCGCGGCCGGCAACGATGCGCTCGCGGCGCTGGCAAGCTCAGTGGGCGCGGCCGTCAGCTGGACCACGACCTACAAGCAGCGCAACCGCGCGCTGCCGCGCGATCCCTTGCCCGATCACGTGCGGGTGCATCAGGCGATCGTCGACAAGGACCCCGTTGCCGCGCATGCCGCGATGGCCGAACTGCTGCATCTGGCGCTGGCCGATATGGAACTGCCGCTGCGCGAGTGA
- a CDS encoding aldehyde dehydrogenase (NADP(+)) — MINGAMLIGDTERQAASRFQSHDPATGAALEPGFSSATAEDVAEACALAAAAAPGYAASDPESRAVFLEAIASAIEAVGDDLILRAMQESGLPRARLEGERGRTTGQLRLFASVVRQGDWLDATIDPAMPDRAPLPRPDLRRMNLPVGPVAVFGASNFPLAFSVAGGDTASALAAGCPVVVKGHPAHPGTGELVARAIQSAVTQCGMPAGTFSYLPGETNALGAALVGDPRIKAVGFTGSRGGGLALVRIAAERAEPIPVYAEMSSINPVILMPAALAARGTALAEGFVQSLTMGAGQFCTNPGLVIAVGGEALDGFVAAAGEALARSAPATMLSPGIHASFEQGVALLAQHDSVETVARGLPCTGENQAVGALFQTSAAQFLADAALGHEVFGSSSVIVRCADLADVVRVVASLEGQLTATLQLDQADIADARRLLPVLADRVGRVLANGWPTGVEVAHAMVHGGPFPATSDGRTTSVGTLAIHRFLRPVAFQNLPPELLPNAIAETNPWGLARRIDGIREGSPR, encoded by the coding sequence ATGATCAACGGTGCCATGCTGATCGGCGACACCGAGCGCCAGGCGGCCTCGCGCTTCCAGAGCCACGACCCTGCCACCGGTGCTGCGCTCGAACCTGGATTTTCCAGCGCCACGGCAGAGGATGTCGCCGAAGCGTGCGCATTGGCAGCCGCCGCTGCACCTGGCTATGCCGCAAGCGATCCCGAGAGCCGTGCAGTGTTTCTCGAGGCGATCGCGAGCGCGATCGAGGCAGTGGGCGATGATCTGATCTTGCGCGCAATGCAAGAAAGCGGCTTGCCGCGCGCGCGGCTCGAAGGCGAGCGCGGACGCACCACAGGGCAACTGCGGCTTTTCGCCAGCGTCGTGCGGCAGGGGGACTGGCTTGATGCGACGATCGACCCGGCGATGCCCGACCGGGCTCCGCTGCCACGGCCCGATCTGCGCCGGATGAACCTTCCCGTCGGCCCGGTCGCGGTGTTCGGCGCGTCCAACTTCCCGCTCGCCTTTTCAGTGGCGGGCGGTGACACCGCGTCCGCGCTCGCTGCAGGCTGCCCGGTGGTGGTCAAGGGCCACCCCGCTCACCCCGGCACCGGCGAGCTCGTCGCGCGCGCGATCCAGAGCGCGGTGACGCAATGCGGGATGCCTGCGGGCACCTTTTCCTATCTGCCGGGAGAGACCAATGCACTGGGCGCCGCCCTGGTCGGCGACCCGCGCATCAAGGCTGTGGGCTTCACCGGATCGCGCGGAGGCGGGCTGGCGCTGGTGCGCATCGCCGCCGAGCGTGCCGAACCGATCCCCGTCTATGCCGAGATGTCGAGCATCAACCCGGTGATCCTGATGCCCGCCGCGCTCGCTGCACGCGGCACCGCACTTGCCGAGGGGTTCGTCCAGTCGCTGACCATGGGGGCAGGGCAGTTCTGCACCAACCCCGGCCTGGTAATCGCGGTCGGCGGCGAGGCACTCGACGGCTTCGTCGCCGCGGCAGGCGAGGCGCTGGCGCGCAGCGCGCCTGCCACCATGCTCAGCCCCGGCATCCACGCCAGCTTCGAACAGGGCGTGGCTCTGCTTGCGCAGCATGATTCGGTCGAAACCGTGGCGCGCGGTCTGCCCTGCACCGGCGAGAACCAGGCCGTCGGCGCGCTTTTCCAGACCAGCGCGGCGCAGTTCCTCGCCGATGCGGCGCTGGGGCATGAAGTTTTCGGATCGTCCTCGGTGATTGTCCGCTGCGCCGATTTGGCAGACGTCGTCCGGGTCGTAGCCAGCCTGGAAGGTCAGTTGACCGCAACGCTGCAGCTCGACCAGGCCGACATTGCCGATGCGCGGCGCCTGTTGCCTGTGCTGGCGGACCGGGTCGGCCGTGTGCTTGCCAATGGCTGGCCGACCGGCGTCGAGGTGGCCCATGCCATGGTGCATGGCGGGCCGTTCCCCGCGACCAGCGACGGCCGCACGACATCGGTGGGCACGCTTGCGATCCACCGCTTCCTGCGGCCCGTGGCGTTCCAGAACCTGCCGCCCGAGCTTCTTCCGAATGCGATCGCCGAGACCAATCCCTGGGGTCTCGCCCGCCGCATCGATGGCATCCGCGAGGGATCGCCGCGCTAG
- a CDS encoding glycoside hydrolase family 43 protein translates to MKRLTGLALGAALVALATTAGCSGEHAAPAGDAASPATDRAKADPSRYLSQPLVTEIYTADPSAHVWDGKIYVYPSHDIDGPTPEDDLGAHFEMRDYRVLSMDSIGGKVTTHPVALDVKDVPWADKQMWAPDAARKNGTYFLYFPAKDKQGAFRIGVATSKSPTGPFQANPQPIKGSFSIDPAVFTDEDGKSYMIFGGIWGGQLQRNVTGSYDPDGSKTDLEAPDKPALAPKIAAMADDMMEFAEKPRDVLVLDASGKPILGGDTDRRFFEAAWMHKYQGRYYLSYSTGDTHYLVYATGTSPYGPFTYQGRILEPVEGWTSHHSIVEWDGRWWLFYADTQLSGTTRLRNVKVTELFYNKDGTIRTINPMLK, encoded by the coding sequence ATGAAACGACTGACCGGGCTGGCGCTGGGCGCCGCACTGGTGGCGCTGGCCACGACGGCGGGATGTTCAGGCGAGCACGCTGCCCCTGCGGGCGACGCGGCAAGTCCTGCGACCGACCGGGCCAAGGCCGACCCCTCGCGTTATCTTTCGCAGCCTTTGGTCACGGAAATCTACACCGCAGACCCCTCGGCGCATGTCTGGGACGGCAAGATCTATGTCTATCCGAGCCATGACATCGACGGGCCGACCCCCGAAGACGATCTGGGCGCGCATTTCGAGATGCGCGACTACCGCGTGCTCAGCATGGACAGCATCGGCGGCAAGGTGACGACGCATCCGGTGGCGCTGGACGTCAAGGACGTGCCCTGGGCGGACAAGCAGATGTGGGCCCCCGATGCGGCACGCAAGAACGGAACCTATTTCCTCTATTTCCCCGCCAAGGACAAACAGGGCGCATTCCGCATCGGCGTTGCGACATCGAAGTCGCCCACCGGACCGTTCCAGGCCAATCCGCAGCCGATCAAGGGCAGCTTCTCGATTGATCCTGCGGTGTTCACCGATGAGGACGGCAAATCCTATATGATCTTCGGCGGCATCTGGGGCGGGCAGCTCCAGCGCAATGTCACCGGCAGCTATGATCCCGACGGATCGAAGACCGATCTGGAAGCGCCCGACAAGCCCGCGCTTGCGCCCAAGATTGCGGCGATGGCAGATGATATGATGGAGTTCGCCGAAAAGCCGCGCGACGTCCTGGTCCTCGATGCGTCGGGCAAGCCGATCCTGGGCGGCGATACCGACCGTCGATTTTTCGAAGCGGCCTGGATGCACAAATATCAGGGCAGATACTATCTGAGCTATTCCACCGGCGACACGCATTATCTCGTCTATGCCACTGGCACCTCGCCTTATGGGCCGTTCACCTATCAGGGACGTATCCTCGAGCCGGTCGAGGGTTGGACATCGCATCATTCGATCGTCGAATGGGACGGCCGCTGGTGGCTGTTCTATGCCGACACCCAGCTTTCCGGCACCACCCGGCTGCGCAACGTCAAGGTGACCGAGCTTTTCTACAACAAGGACGGCACGATCAGGACGATCAACCCGATGCTCAAATAG
- a CDS encoding c-type cytochrome produces the protein MTGVAVFAAGVAVAMALRPDAQVSKDADTGQPAATPAAWSVPDIDALPDDPWGRTVRHGRDLIAQTAAAIGPEVADPARRLSGNNLNCQSCHLQAGTQQFGLPLVGVFADFPQYRGRSGRVNTIEDRVNGCMTRSMNGKALPEGGKDMVAIVAYLKFLSSGRPVGAPTEGRGSVKLADLARAADPVRGKAVYAQHCAVCHGSDGAGQRAGKAGDAKGYTYPPLWGADSYNNGAGMGRVTTAAGFIRSNMPLGTGWQAPVLSEEQAFDVAAYINSQPRPQRAGLERDYPRLEEKPVDAPYGPYADDFSSEQHRFGPFGPMRNPAKSSAKP, from the coding sequence ATGACTGGGGTTGCGGTTTTTGCCGCCGGCGTCGCTGTGGCGATGGCGCTGCGCCCCGATGCTCAGGTCAGCAAGGATGCGGACACAGGGCAGCCTGCCGCCACCCCTGCAGCCTGGTCCGTTCCCGATATCGATGCGCTGCCCGATGATCCCTGGGGTCGCACCGTTCGCCACGGGCGCGATCTGATCGCCCAGACAGCCGCGGCGATCGGGCCAGAGGTGGCGGACCCTGCAAGGCGGCTGTCGGGCAACAACCTCAATTGCCAGAGCTGCCATCTGCAGGCGGGCACCCAGCAGTTTGGCCTGCCGCTGGTCGGCGTGTTCGCCGACTTTCCGCAATACAGGGGCCGGTCGGGCCGCGTGAACACCATCGAGGACCGGGTCAACGGCTGCATGACGCGCAGCATGAACGGCAAGGCGTTACCTGAAGGCGGCAAGGATATGGTGGCGATCGTCGCCTATCTCAAATTCCTGAGCAGCGGTCGGCCGGTGGGCGCGCCGACCGAGGGGCGCGGGTCGGTCAAGCTGGCCGACCTTGCCCGCGCGGCGGATCCGGTGCGCGGCAAGGCGGTCTATGCCCAGCATTGCGCGGTCTGCCATGGCAGCGATGGCGCAGGGCAGCGTGCGGGCAAGGCCGGGGATGCGAAGGGCTATACCTATCCGCCGCTGTGGGGTGCGGACAGCTACAACAATGGCGCAGGCATGGGCAGGGTCACCACCGCTGCCGGTTTCATCCGCAGCAACATGCCGCTTGGCACCGGCTGGCAGGCGCCGGTGCTATCCGAGGAGCAGGCCTTCGACGTCGCCGCCTATATCAACAGCCAGCCGCGCCCACAGCGCGCCGGGCTCGAGCGGGATTATCCCCGGCTCGAGGAAAAGCCGGTGGACGCGCCTTATGGCCCCTATGCCGACGATTTCTCCAGCGAGCAGCACCGCTTCGGCCCGTTTGGCCCGATGCGCAACCCCGCCAAGAGCAGCGCCAAGCCCTGA
- a CDS encoding SdrD B-like domain-containing protein yields MRGDRSAYPARGRLLRPALTLIASVAASSPPLLAQTAQESAPDEGAADQAYVDRLIDGGSLPEQTKAGEDSNINRKGNLRSLVVELGGSRIVPKARIEGLDVSAFDQVQEELGLTVSGRYQTINYGMLGIDAQLRTGTAARAFTASQGSGFNGALTLSSTGLPLGNGWVVDSSVGNVATQSIDLLRRQQRFFIPTSPLLGGSVQFNSFAPLSVLTAGLDPEPVASFNLAVGEPGLLGGIRLGNFSSLSGLSMTAGGQADVGPGVSLGFQAIAVDDSRDPFAIILATGPAQGQDRLSSQGALASVKVERDGFQLQTNTIWSNLSGNPDPNFVFRETGKAGGFWLDASLRRGRAAHSGGFYYFDPGLAWGTAAIVNNAYGAYYRFSVSSQRWRWTASVDAVESVNGQSSSGILANVDVRRQLTFRMAAGLNTTLRVANGQTASQLLAFFDLASDVGTTRIEAGWSHDPASDFYRIGWNQNWTLPAWLPSGSRLSTQLSFDHRRMLQQAIVPGDPAGVERGNSIGIGISGGANPFTGITVDATLAYRSNASRSAQSLFGPVDSTGGVLDVLASQQDQAFSATLVATARLSSSWTLTASFTDTRSSLLSRNGLIGQATSPLGFTPEEIARIQRSSFRLQAGSISLQYVFSGGRAQGVLGRPEYPVGGTGSLRGRVFLDANANGVRDADERGVPDIIVILDGLQAVRTDAMGLYRFEGVIDGRHQVTVNADALPLPWSIVSDPATSRNGNYAAAIAMQVRSVTELDIPAIRE; encoded by the coding sequence ATGCGCGGTGACCGATCGGCATATCCTGCACGCGGGCGGCTGCTGCGACCGGCGCTGACGCTGATCGCAAGCGTCGCAGCGTCGAGTCCGCCGCTGCTCGCCCAGACGGCACAGGAAAGCGCGCCCGACGAAGGCGCCGCGGACCAAGCCTATGTCGACCGGCTGATCGATGGCGGCTCCCTGCCTGAACAGACCAAGGCGGGCGAGGACAGCAACATCAATCGCAAGGGCAACCTGCGCTCGCTGGTGGTCGAACTGGGCGGTTCGCGCATCGTGCCCAAGGCCCGGATCGAGGGGCTCGATGTCTCCGCATTCGATCAGGTGCAGGAAGAGCTCGGGCTCACGGTTTCGGGCCGCTACCAGACGATCAACTACGGCATGCTGGGCATCGACGCGCAGCTGCGCACCGGCACCGCGGCGCGCGCCTTCACCGCCTCGCAGGGCAGCGGCTTCAACGGCGCACTCACCCTGTCCAGCACTGGCCTGCCTCTTGGCAATGGCTGGGTGGTCGACAGCAGCGTCGGCAATGTCGCCACCCAATCGATCGACCTGCTGCGCCGCCAGCAGCGGTTCTTCATCCCGACATCCCCGTTGCTCGGCGGATCGGTGCAGTTCAACAGCTTTGCCCCGCTCTCGGTGCTCACCGCAGGGCTCGATCCCGAGCCTGTTGCCAGCTTCAATCTGGCGGTGGGTGAGCCCGGGCTGCTGGGCGGCATCCGACTGGGCAATTTTTCCAGCCTGTCGGGCCTCAGCATGACTGCAGGCGGCCAGGCCGATGTGGGTCCGGGCGTATCGCTGGGCTTTCAGGCCATCGCGGTCGATGACAGCCGCGATCCCTTTGCGATCATTCTGGCCACCGGCCCGGCGCAAGGCCAGGACCGCCTTTCGTCGCAAGGCGCGCTGGCCAGCGTAAAGGTCGAGAGGGATGGCTTCCAGCTGCAGACCAACACCATCTGGTCGAACCTCAGCGGCAACCCGGACCCCAATTTCGTGTTCCGCGAGACCGGCAAAGCGGGCGGTTTCTGGCTGGACGCAAGCCTGCGCCGGGGCCGCGCGGCGCATAGCGGCGGCTTCTATTACTTCGATCCCGGGCTGGCCTGGGGCACAGCGGCGATCGTCAACAACGCCTATGGCGCCTATTACCGATTTTCGGTTTCGTCGCAGCGCTGGCGCTGGACGGCGAGCGTGGATGCGGTGGAATCGGTCAACGGGCAAAGCTCCAGCGGCATCCTGGCCAATGTCGATGTCCGGCGGCAGCTGACCTTCCGCATGGCAGCGGGGCTCAACACCACGCTGCGGGTCGCCAACGGCCAGACCGCCAGCCAGCTGCTGGCATTTTTCGATCTGGCCTCCGATGTCGGAACCACCCGCATCGAGGCAGGGTGGAGCCACGATCCAGCATCGGACTTCTACCGCATCGGATGGAACCAGAACTGGACGCTCCCGGCCTGGCTTCCCTCGGGCAGCAGGCTGAGCACCCAGCTGTCGTTCGATCACCGCCGGATGCTGCAGCAAGCGATCGTGCCGGGCGATCCTGCCGGGGTCGAACGCGGCAACAGCATCGGCATCGGCATCAGCGGCGGCGCCAACCCGTTCACCGGTATCACCGTCGATGCGACGCTTGCCTATCGCAGCAACGCCAGCCGCTCGGCCCAGTCGCTGTTCGGCCCGGTCGATTCGACCGGAGGCGTGCTCGATGTGCTGGCATCGCAGCAGGACCAGGCGTTCTCGGCGACGCTGGTGGCCACCGCGCGGCTGTCGTCGAGCTGGACGCTGACCGCATCGTTCACCGATACGCGCTCGAGCCTGCTCAGTCGCAACGGGCTGATCGGCCAGGCGACCTCTCCGCTGGGCTTCACGCCCGAGGAGATCGCCCGCATCCAGCGCAGCTCGTTCCGCCTGCAGGCCGGATCGATCTCGCTGCAATATGTGTTCTCGGGCGGGCGCGCGCAGGGCGTGCTGGGGCGGCCCGAATATCCGGTGGGGGGAACAGGCTCGCTGCGAGGCCGCGTGTTCCTGGATGCCAACGCCAATGGCGTGCGCGATGCCGACGAGCGCGGCGTGCCCGATATCATCGTCATTCTGGATGGCCTGCAGGCGGTGCGCACCGATGCGATGGGGCTCTACCGGTTCGAAGGCGTCATCGACGGTCGTCACCAGGTAACGGTCAACGCGGATGCGCTGCCTTTGCCCTGGTCCATTGTCTCCGACCCCGCCACCAGCCGCAACGGCAACTATGCCGC